A genomic region of Crocosphaera sp. UHCC 0190 contains the following coding sequences:
- a CDS encoding Mur ligase family protein, which produces MNLVDRIRLGLAVGVTKTVTAVVRFLGLGAASVLPGEISRRFHPRLLSLLCEQVKQGVILVVGTNGKTTTSLLLRTILENQGYKVAHNDTGANLINGLVTALLNNTNLIGTLQADYAILEVDENIVPLILNDCQPRIILALNLFRDQLDRYGEVDTISQRWQTAIAPLASDTVIILNADDPTLSYLGQQLSQKVRYFGLSEPDLYLEEIPHAVDSIYCPSCGHPLNYQGVYLSHLGDFTCPSCGFSKSQIAFHSKDWPQILIGVYNKYNTLAAGLVAQELGINTPDIFATVNNFKAAFGRAEELTIEGKQVRILLSKNPVGMNETIRAVNEIKKTGKSSTTLLVLNDRTPDGTDVSWIWDVDTETLVSLGGNLVVSGDRLYDLALRLQYSQETQPQAADPVKLIVKENLQEAVQTALSLSAADETLHIIPTYSAMLEVRGILTGRKIL; this is translated from the coding sequence ATGAATTTAGTGGATCGCATTCGTTTAGGGTTAGCTGTCGGTGTTACGAAAACAGTAACAGCAGTCGTTCGTTTCCTGGGCTTAGGGGCAGCGAGTGTCTTACCGGGGGAAATTTCCCGTCGTTTTCATCCGAGACTCTTATCTCTGCTGTGTGAGCAAGTGAAACAGGGGGTTATTCTCGTCGTGGGAACCAATGGCAAGACGACCACCTCCTTATTATTACGAACGATTTTAGAAAATCAGGGCTATAAAGTAGCCCATAATGATACAGGAGCTAACTTAATTAATGGCTTAGTGACTGCTCTATTAAATAATACGAATTTGATAGGAACACTTCAGGCAGATTATGCCATTTTAGAGGTGGATGAAAATATTGTCCCTCTGATTTTAAATGATTGCCAGCCTCGGATTATTTTGGCGTTAAATTTATTTCGAGATCAATTAGATCGTTATGGGGAAGTGGACACCATTAGTCAACGCTGGCAAACAGCGATCGCTCCCCTGGCTTCTGATACTGTTATTATTCTTAATGCCGATGATCCAACTCTTTCTTATCTAGGACAACAATTAAGCCAAAAAGTCCGTTATTTTGGTCTGAGTGAACCTGATTTATATTTAGAAGAAATTCCCCATGCCGTAGACTCTATCTACTGTCCAAGCTGTGGCCATCCCTTAAATTATCAAGGGGTTTATTTATCCCATTTAGGGGACTTTACTTGTCCTAGTTGTGGCTTTAGTAAGAGTCAAATCGCCTTTCATAGCAAGGATTGGCCGCAAATTTTAATTGGAGTTTATAATAAGTATAATACCTTAGCTGCGGGCTTAGTCGCTCAGGAATTAGGCATTAACACCCCTGATATTTTTGCAACCGTTAATAACTTTAAAGCTGCCTTTGGACGGGCAGAAGAATTAACGATTGAAGGAAAGCAGGTACGGATTTTACTCTCAAAAAATCCCGTCGGTATGAATGAAACAATTAGGGCCGTTAATGAGATTAAAAAAACAGGCAAATCCTCGACAACTTTGTTAGTATTAAATGATAGAACCCCTGACGGGACTGATGTTTCTTGGATCTGGGATGTGGATACAGAAACTTTGGTAAGTTTAGGAGGAAATTTGGTGGTTAGCGGCGATCGCCTTTATGATTTGGCGTTGCGACTACAATACAGCCAAGAGACTCAACCCCAAGCAGCAGATCCGGTTAAACTGATTGTGAAAGAAAATTTACAAGAAGCGGTACAAACCGCCTTAAGTTTAAGTGCCGCAGATGAAACCTTACACATTATTCCTACCTATTCCGCGATGTTAGAAGTCAGAGGAATTTTAACGGGTCGAAAAATCCTATAA
- a CDS encoding sensor domain-containing diguanylate cyclase has translation MIKKLIHPQYREYLKIGQNWLIKDVSKGVDKFSNSPNPLKCGQDIRDVFPEIRGLESILFDIFDGKRISYELNNLCRHSGQESLPYFNLYFLLDQNSDHQLLVLVEDARESIKNLQKMTQLTKETLLSVQEKDKFLGMITQQIWRSLKLEDILQLNLTQIRQKLDCSRVLIYQVHNFQKNWYGRIIAEAVAPGCKELLDQEIYNPTLYQNWGKLYRDREVFQIEDISRHGLESAVIKTFQDNQIYSQLVIPIWISDAEAETSFEMNLWGLLIIHHHTPRYWYKKEIQLVKNLSEYLTISIQLERLAIIDYLTHLPNRRAFNSQLQQEWERLAREKQPLALILCDVDYFSRFNKAYGHLSGDHCLREIAAILAKNIKRSSDTAARYGGEEFAIILPNTKIDGAYQLAETIRQEINALKIPHQESPKQFISLSLGVASYIPEPSLTMENLIQAADNALLAAKKAGRDCTIQQ, from the coding sequence ATGATAAAAAAGTTAATTCATCCTCAATATAGAGAGTACCTTAAAATTGGACAAAACTGGTTAATCAAGGACGTTTCAAAAGGAGTTGATAAGTTTTCTAACTCTCCTAATCCCCTGAAATGTGGTCAAGATATTCGGGATGTTTTTCCAGAAATCAGGGGACTAGAAAGCATCTTATTCGATATTTTTGATGGTAAAAGAATTAGTTATGAACTCAATAATCTTTGTCGTCATTCTGGTCAAGAATCTCTCCCTTACTTTAATCTTTATTTTTTGCTCGATCAAAATAGTGACCATCAGTTATTAGTTTTGGTAGAAGATGCCAGAGAATCCATCAAAAACTTGCAAAAAATGACACAACTAACGAAAGAGACCTTACTTTCTGTACAAGAAAAAGACAAGTTTCTTGGCATGATTACTCAACAGATTTGGCGTTCTTTGAAACTCGAAGATATTTTGCAACTCAATCTTACACAAATTCGGCAAAAATTAGATTGTTCTCGCGTCCTCATTTATCAAGTTCATAATTTTCAAAAAAATTGGTATGGAAGAATTATTGCTGAAGCTGTTGCCCCAGGATGCAAAGAATTGTTAGATCAGGAAATTTACAATCCGACTCTTTATCAAAATTGGGGAAAACTATACCGTGATCGAGAAGTGTTTCAAATTGAAGATATCAGCCGTCACGGGTTAGAATCTGCTGTGATTAAAACCTTTCAAGATAATCAAATCTACTCTCAATTAGTGATCCCAATTTGGATTAGTGATGCTGAAGCAGAAACCTCCTTTGAAATGAACCTGTGGGGACTCCTAATTATTCATCATCATACCCCACGTTATTGGTATAAAAAAGAGATTCAACTGGTCAAAAACTTATCAGAATACCTGACTATCTCTATCCAACTTGAAAGACTGGCTATCATTGATTATCTCACTCATTTACCTAATCGTCGGGCTTTTAATAGTCAATTACAACAAGAATGGGAACGACTTGCTCGTGAGAAACAACCCCTAGCTTTAATTTTGTGTGACGTTGATTATTTTTCTCGTTTTAATAAAGCCTATGGACACCTCAGTGGCGATCATTGTTTAAGAGAAATTGCCGCCATTTTAGCCAAAAATATTAAACGATCATCGGATACGGCTGCCCGTTATGGAGGTGAAGAATTTGCCATAATTTTACCCAATACAAAAATTGATGGGGCTTACCAACTTGCTGAAACAATTCGCCAAGAAATCAACGCCCTCAAAATCCCTCATCAAGAATCCCCTAAACAATTTATTAGCCTGAGTTTAGGGGTAGCCAGTTACATTCCTGAACCCAGCTTAACGATGGAAAACTTAATTCAAGCGGCGGATAATGCCTTGTTAGCGGCAAAAAAAGCGGGACGAGACTGCACTATTCAACAATAA
- a CDS encoding Rab family GTPase, with translation MKTINRKVCLLGHFNSGKTSLVIQFLDKRFKNHYTADVGVKIFETFQQCNEDTNLNLCIWDIAGSVDDYFPNPVYLEGTQGVIIVTDISQPDGLDHVKNYLHWLDTVTDITLKITIALNKCDLIDTANLSLDYFQSNSSVIKTYETSAKTGKNVNIIFQTLFDQL, from the coding sequence ATGAAAACGATTAACCGAAAAGTTTGTTTATTAGGGCATTTTAATTCAGGAAAAACCAGTCTAGTCATTCAATTTCTTGACAAGAGATTCAAAAATCATTATACGGCTGATGTAGGGGTAAAAATTTTTGAAACTTTCCAGCAATGCAATGAAGATACAAACCTCAATTTATGTATTTGGGACATTGCTGGTTCAGTAGATGACTATTTTCCTAACCCAGTTTATTTAGAAGGAACCCAGGGAGTCATTATTGTGACAGATATTAGTCAACCCGATGGTTTAGATCACGTCAAAAATTATTTACATTGGCTTGATACTGTGACTGATATTACCCTAAAAATTACCATTGCTTTGAACAAATGTGACCTAATTGACACCGCTAACTTATCCCTTGATTATTTCCAGAGTAATTCCTCGGTTATTAAAACTTATGAAACTTCAGCCAAGACAGGAAAGAATGTTAATATAATTTTTCAAACTCTATTTGACCAACTATAA